From Coffea arabica cultivar ET-39 chromosome 2e, Coffea Arabica ET-39 HiFi, whole genome shotgun sequence, the proteins below share one genomic window:
- the LOC113733007 gene encoding GDSL esterase/lipase At1g09390-like isoform X4, whose translation MASPPLCSFCHGRFTFSSSKTIHEVLLYLLLLSTFLGSLPNSVLGECKNPPVIFNFGDSNSDTGGLVAGLGYSINFPNGRTFFRRSTGRLSDGRLIIDFLCQSVDTTFLSPYLDSMGSTFLNGANFAIAGSLHFIGDAGFRNGLYVIDIGQNDLADSFAKNLSYKEVVKKIPSVILEIKYAVEDIYAQGGRKFWVHNTGPLGCLPQKLSTVQKAPDDLDPYGCISSYNDAARVFNEALLLLCEELRYEKKDATIVYVDVYTIKYDLIANSTKYGFSSPLMACCGFGGPPYNYDIRVTCGHPGHQVCDEDSKYVSWDGIHYTEAANSIIASKILSTDYSTPRIAFDYFCN comes from the exons ATGGCCTCTCCTCCGCTTTGCTCTTTCTGTCACGGCCGCTTTACTTtctcctcctccaaaacaattcaTGAAGTTCTTCTCTATCTTCTTCTCCTTTCTACATTTTTGGGCTCTTTACCAAACTCAGTTCTTGGCGAGTGCAAGAACCCGCCAGTCATATTCAACTTTGGAGATTCCAACTCGGACACTGGTGGACTTGTGGCCGGACTCGGTTACTCCATCAACTTCCCAAATGGTCGCACTTTCTTCCGCCGATCGACCGGCCGGCTCTCTGATGGCCGCCTCATCATTGATTTTCTTT GCCAAAGTGTAGACACAACTTTCTTGAGCCCATACCTGGACTCAATGGGATCCACTTTCTTAAATGGTGCCAATTTTGCAATTGCAG GTTCATTGCACTTCATAGGTGATGCAGGTTTCCGCAACGGGCTTTATGTGATTGATATAGGACAAAACGACCTGGCTGATTCATTTGCTAAGAATCTATCCTACAAGGAAGTTGTGAAGAAGATTCCCTCAGTTATATTGGAGATTAAATATGCTGTGGAG GACATATATGCTCAAGGTGGCAGGAaattttgggtccataatacaGGGCCACTGGGATGTCTTCCTCAAAAACTGTCAACAGTTCAAAAAGCTCCAGATGACCTCGATCCATATGGTTGTATTTCGAGCTATAATGATGCTGCAAGAGTTTTCAATGAAGCTCTTCTTCTTCTGTGCGAAGAATTGAGATATGAAAAGAAGGATGCTACTATTGTTTATGTAGatgtatacactatcaaatATGACCTGATAGCCAACTCCACCAAATATG GATTTTCATCTCCCCTCATGGCGTGTTGTGGATTTGGAGGACCTCCATATAACTATGATATTAGGGTGACATGTGGTCATCCAGGCCACCAGGTCTGCGATGAAGACTCAAAATACGTAAGTTGGGATGGAATCCATTATACTGAAGCTGCAAACAGCATCATAGCCTCAAAAATACTTTCCACTGattattctactccaagaatTGCCTTTGATTATTTCTGCAACTGA
- the LOC113733007 gene encoding GDSL esterase/lipase At1g09390-like isoform X2, with amino-acid sequence MASPPLCSFCHGRFTFSSSKTIHEVLLYLLLLSTFLGSLPNSVLGECKNPPVIFNFGDSNSDTGGLVAGLGYSINFPNGRTFFRRSTGRLSDGRLIIDFLCQSVDTTFLSPYLDSMGSTFLNGANFAIAGSSTLPKNVPFSLNIQVMQFVHFKDRSIQLVAAGDAGFRNGLYVIDIGQNDLADSFAKNLSYKEVVKKIPSVILEIKYAVEDIYAQGGRKFWVHNTGPLGCLPQKLSTVQKAPDDLDPYGCISSYNDAARVFNEALLLLCEELRYEKKDATIVYVDVYTIKYDLIANSTKYGFSSPLMACCGFGGPPYNYDIRVTCGHPGHQVCDEDSKYVSWDGIHYTEAANSIIASKILSTDYSTPRIAFDYFCN; translated from the exons ATGGCCTCTCCTCCGCTTTGCTCTTTCTGTCACGGCCGCTTTACTTtctcctcctccaaaacaattcaTGAAGTTCTTCTCTATCTTCTTCTCCTTTCTACATTTTTGGGCTCTTTACCAAACTCAGTTCTTGGCGAGTGCAAGAACCCGCCAGTCATATTCAACTTTGGAGATTCCAACTCGGACACTGGTGGACTTGTGGCCGGACTCGGTTACTCCATCAACTTCCCAAATGGTCGCACTTTCTTCCGCCGATCGACCGGCCGGCTCTCTGATGGCCGCCTCATCATTGATTTTCTTT GCCAAAGTGTAGACACAACTTTCTTGAGCCCATACCTGGACTCAATGGGATCCACTTTCTTAAATGGTGCCAATTTTGCAATTGCAGGTTCTTCCACATTACCTAAAAATGTACCTTTCTCATTAAATATACAGGTCATGCAGTTTGTTCATTTCAAGGATCGCTCTATTCAACTGGTTGCTGCAG GTGATGCAGGTTTCCGCAACGGGCTTTATGTGATTGATATAGGACAAAACGACCTGGCTGATTCATTTGCTAAGAATCTATCCTACAAGGAAGTTGTGAAGAAGATTCCCTCAGTTATATTGGAGATTAAATATGCTGTGGAG GACATATATGCTCAAGGTGGCAGGAaattttgggtccataatacaGGGCCACTGGGATGTCTTCCTCAAAAACTGTCAACAGTTCAAAAAGCTCCAGATGACCTCGATCCATATGGTTGTATTTCGAGCTATAATGATGCTGCAAGAGTTTTCAATGAAGCTCTTCTTCTTCTGTGCGAAGAATTGAGATATGAAAAGAAGGATGCTACTATTGTTTATGTAGatgtatacactatcaaatATGACCTGATAGCCAACTCCACCAAATATG GATTTTCATCTCCCCTCATGGCGTGTTGTGGATTTGGAGGACCTCCATATAACTATGATATTAGGGTGACATGTGGTCATCCAGGCCACCAGGTCTGCGATGAAGACTCAAAATACGTAAGTTGGGATGGAATCCATTATACTGAAGCTGCAAACAGCATCATAGCCTCAAAAATACTTTCCACTGattattctactccaagaatTGCCTTTGATTATTTCTGCAACTGA
- the LOC113733007 gene encoding GDSL esterase/lipase At1g09390-like isoform X1, translated as MASPPLCSFCHGRFTFSSSKTIHEVLLYLLLLSTFLGSLPNSVLGECKNPPVIFNFGDSNSDTGGLVAGLGYSINFPNGRTFFRRSTGRLSDGRLIIDFLCQSVDTTFLSPYLDSMGSTFLNGANFAIAGSSTLPKNVPFSLNIQVMQFVHFKDRSIQLVAAGSLHFIGDAGFRNGLYVIDIGQNDLADSFAKNLSYKEVVKKIPSVILEIKYAVEDIYAQGGRKFWVHNTGPLGCLPQKLSTVQKAPDDLDPYGCISSYNDAARVFNEALLLLCEELRYEKKDATIVYVDVYTIKYDLIANSTKYGFSSPLMACCGFGGPPYNYDIRVTCGHPGHQVCDEDSKYVSWDGIHYTEAANSIIASKILSTDYSTPRIAFDYFCN; from the exons ATGGCCTCTCCTCCGCTTTGCTCTTTCTGTCACGGCCGCTTTACTTtctcctcctccaaaacaattcaTGAAGTTCTTCTCTATCTTCTTCTCCTTTCTACATTTTTGGGCTCTTTACCAAACTCAGTTCTTGGCGAGTGCAAGAACCCGCCAGTCATATTCAACTTTGGAGATTCCAACTCGGACACTGGTGGACTTGTGGCCGGACTCGGTTACTCCATCAACTTCCCAAATGGTCGCACTTTCTTCCGCCGATCGACCGGCCGGCTCTCTGATGGCCGCCTCATCATTGATTTTCTTT GCCAAAGTGTAGACACAACTTTCTTGAGCCCATACCTGGACTCAATGGGATCCACTTTCTTAAATGGTGCCAATTTTGCAATTGCAGGTTCTTCCACATTACCTAAAAATGTACCTTTCTCATTAAATATACAGGTCATGCAGTTTGTTCATTTCAAGGATCGCTCTATTCAACTGGTTGCTGCAG GTTCATTGCACTTCATAGGTGATGCAGGTTTCCGCAACGGGCTTTATGTGATTGATATAGGACAAAACGACCTGGCTGATTCATTTGCTAAGAATCTATCCTACAAGGAAGTTGTGAAGAAGATTCCCTCAGTTATATTGGAGATTAAATATGCTGTGGAG GACATATATGCTCAAGGTGGCAGGAaattttgggtccataatacaGGGCCACTGGGATGTCTTCCTCAAAAACTGTCAACAGTTCAAAAAGCTCCAGATGACCTCGATCCATATGGTTGTATTTCGAGCTATAATGATGCTGCAAGAGTTTTCAATGAAGCTCTTCTTCTTCTGTGCGAAGAATTGAGATATGAAAAGAAGGATGCTACTATTGTTTATGTAGatgtatacactatcaaatATGACCTGATAGCCAACTCCACCAAATATG GATTTTCATCTCCCCTCATGGCGTGTTGTGGATTTGGAGGACCTCCATATAACTATGATATTAGGGTGACATGTGGTCATCCAGGCCACCAGGTCTGCGATGAAGACTCAAAATACGTAAGTTGGGATGGAATCCATTATACTGAAGCTGCAAACAGCATCATAGCCTCAAAAATACTTTCCACTGattattctactccaagaatTGCCTTTGATTATTTCTGCAACTGA
- the LOC113733007 gene encoding GDSL esterase/lipase At1g09390-like isoform X3 produces the protein MASPPLCSFCHGRFTFSSSKTIHEVLLYLLLLSTFLGSLPNSVLGECKNPPVIFNFGDSNSDTGGLVAGLGYSINFPNGRTFFRRSTGRLSDGRLIIDFLCQSVDTTFLSPYLDSMGSTFLNGANFAIAGSSTLPKNVPFSLNIQVMQFVHFKDRSIQLVAAGFRNGLYVIDIGQNDLADSFAKNLSYKEVVKKIPSVILEIKYAVEDIYAQGGRKFWVHNTGPLGCLPQKLSTVQKAPDDLDPYGCISSYNDAARVFNEALLLLCEELRYEKKDATIVYVDVYTIKYDLIANSTKYGFSSPLMACCGFGGPPYNYDIRVTCGHPGHQVCDEDSKYVSWDGIHYTEAANSIIASKILSTDYSTPRIAFDYFCN, from the exons ATGGCCTCTCCTCCGCTTTGCTCTTTCTGTCACGGCCGCTTTACTTtctcctcctccaaaacaattcaTGAAGTTCTTCTCTATCTTCTTCTCCTTTCTACATTTTTGGGCTCTTTACCAAACTCAGTTCTTGGCGAGTGCAAGAACCCGCCAGTCATATTCAACTTTGGAGATTCCAACTCGGACACTGGTGGACTTGTGGCCGGACTCGGTTACTCCATCAACTTCCCAAATGGTCGCACTTTCTTCCGCCGATCGACCGGCCGGCTCTCTGATGGCCGCCTCATCATTGATTTTCTTT GCCAAAGTGTAGACACAACTTTCTTGAGCCCATACCTGGACTCAATGGGATCCACTTTCTTAAATGGTGCCAATTTTGCAATTGCAGGTTCTTCCACATTACCTAAAAATGTACCTTTCTCATTAAATATACAGGTCATGCAGTTTGTTCATTTCAAGGATCGCTCTATTCAACTGGTTGCTGCAG GTTTCCGCAACGGGCTTTATGTGATTGATATAGGACAAAACGACCTGGCTGATTCATTTGCTAAGAATCTATCCTACAAGGAAGTTGTGAAGAAGATTCCCTCAGTTATATTGGAGATTAAATATGCTGTGGAG GACATATATGCTCAAGGTGGCAGGAaattttgggtccataatacaGGGCCACTGGGATGTCTTCCTCAAAAACTGTCAACAGTTCAAAAAGCTCCAGATGACCTCGATCCATATGGTTGTATTTCGAGCTATAATGATGCTGCAAGAGTTTTCAATGAAGCTCTTCTTCTTCTGTGCGAAGAATTGAGATATGAAAAGAAGGATGCTACTATTGTTTATGTAGatgtatacactatcaaatATGACCTGATAGCCAACTCCACCAAATATG GATTTTCATCTCCCCTCATGGCGTGTTGTGGATTTGGAGGACCTCCATATAACTATGATATTAGGGTGACATGTGGTCATCCAGGCCACCAGGTCTGCGATGAAGACTCAAAATACGTAAGTTGGGATGGAATCCATTATACTGAAGCTGCAAACAGCATCATAGCCTCAAAAATACTTTCCACTGattattctactccaagaatTGCCTTTGATTATTTCTGCAACTGA
- the LOC113729670 gene encoding WAT1-related protein At1g09380: MAGGFLPFLTMVILQLGYAGMNIVSKLAMDSGMNPFVHVAYRQLFATLSIAPFAYFLERETRPRLTFSIIFHIFMCSVFGATVNQITYFVGLKNSTPTIACALSNLSPAVTFILAVPLGLESAGLRAKAGQAKVLGTVVCVGGAILLSFYHGPVVGVGQSRIHWKFADNLRNKTVSNHVNFVLGPFMLIVSSVSWAVWLIIQARVGKMYAAPYSSSALTCFMASIQCAIIGFCFDHHLSAWSLYPAIRAVSSIYAGIVCTALAFCLMSWCIERKGPLYVSVFSPLLLVIVAILSWAILQEKLYIGMVIGSTLIVMGLYCVLWGKNEEMKPTKTPDQEVDSGKQFTMEDLELQLFKKSNTSAGTNGEN; encoded by the exons atggcTGGTGGTTTCTTGCCTTTCCTGACGATGGTTATTCTTCAGCTAGGCTATGCTGGAATGAACATTGTATCAAAACTTGCCATGGATTCAGGCATGAACCCTTTTGTTCATGTTGCTTACAGGCAACTCTTTGCCACCTTATCCATCGCCCCATTTGCTTATTTCTTGGAGAG GGAAACAAGACCCCGGTTAACATTCTCGATCATTTTCCACATTTTCATGTGTTCTGTTTTTGG GGCAACCGTGAACCAAATCACATATTTTGTGGGGCTAAAGAATTCTACTCCAACTATTGCTTGTGCCTTGTCAAACCTAAGCCCAGCAGTCACATTTATCCTGGCTGTGCCTTTAGG ATTAGAAAGTGCAGGACTGAGGGCTAAGGCAGGACAGGCCAAGGTATTAGGGACTGTTGTATGTGTTGGTGGTGCCATTCTATTGTCATTTTACCACGGGCCAGTTGTCGGTGTGGGGCAGTCAAGAATTCATTGGAAATTTGCGGACAACTTGAGGAATAAAACTGTTAGCAACCATGTAAATTTTGTACTGGGGCCATTTATGCTGATAGTTAGTTCTGTTTCCTGGGCAGTATGGCTAATTATCCAA GCCAGGGTGGGCAAGATGTATGCTGCTCCCTATTCTAGCTCAGCATTGACATGTTTCATGGCCAGCATCCAGTGTGCGATTATTGGCTTTTGTTTCGATCACCACTTATCTGCATGGTCGTTATATCCTGCCATCCGAGCAGTCTCAAGTATCTATGCG GGAATTGTCTGTACCGCATTAGCATTTTGCCTCATGTCATGGTGCATCGAACGAAAAGGACCCTTATATGTCTCGGTTTTCAGCCCTTTGCTGCTTGTCATTGTGGCTATTCTCAGTTGGGCAATACTTCAGGAGAAACTATACATTGGAAT GGTAATAGGATCTACCCTGATTGTTATGGGACTTTACTGCGTCCTCTGGGGAAAGAATGAAGAGATGAAGCCAACTAAAACTCCTGATCAGGAGGTAGATTCTGGGAAGCAGTTTACCATGGAGGATTTGGAATTACAATTGTTCAAGAAGTCAAATACTTCTGCAGGCACAAATGGAGAGAATTAG